TGCAACCGTCTTTTCTCTGACCCGTGTAGCCCTCCTGGGGCGAGGGTTGTCGAACATGCTGACGTGGACGTTCCACCCGTCGTGACGGTGGAACGCCTGACGTGGGGTCGGCGTGGTTCAGCTCAGCTATCTAGGCAGCCGGGACCTCCTGCGGGGTGCGGGCCGGCAGCTCACGGAAGAACTCACCGCGGGTCAGCATCGCGAAGATGACGTTGCACCGTCGCCGGGCCAGACACATCACCGCCGCATTGTGCCGCTTACCCTCGGCCCGTTTCTTCGCGTAGTACGCCCTGGACGCCTCATGGCAGTTCGATGCGACCCACGCAGATCGGAACAGGGCATTCTTGAGCCTCTTGTTACCTGACCTGGCCGGGAACTCACCCCTGATTGACGTGCCGGAGCGTCTCGTCACCGGGGCGATCCCGGCGTAAGCAGCCAGGTGGGCGGCATCGGGGAAGTCGGAACAGTCGCCGACGGCCAGGAGGATGTTTGCGGCGGTCTTGATGCCGACTCCCGGCATCGACATCAAGACCTCGGCAAGAGGGAAGTCGTCCAGCATCTCCTCGACCTGCCCTGCGATGGACTCACGTTGAGCCTTCAACGACTTGATGTTGGTGGCCAGCATCGGTATCGCGATTTCGGCGGCCCCGGTGCCGGGTACGGTGACGGTCTGGGCTCCGAGGGCCTGGAAGATGTCGTCGACCAGGGCTTCCGGGTCCTTCTTAGCGTGATTTCGTGCCCAGGCCAGAACCCGGGCCTTACCCGACTTCTTCAGCTTGGTGGGGCCGCCGTAGTGGATCAGCAGGTCCAGTACGAATGCACGTTGCAGGACTTCGCCGGCGAACACGCGCTCCAGTGACGGGTAGATCTGCACCAGGATGCTGCGCAGCCGGTTGATGGTGCGAGTGCAGTCGCGGGCGATGTCGTCGTCCAGGCCGGACAGCATCTTGAGTGCTGACAGGACCTCGTCGTTGCGGTCGACGACCCGCAGAGTATGCGGCATGGTGCGGGCGGTGTCGGCGATGATGAACGCGTCGCGGGGATCGGTCTTGGCCTGACCGGGGTACAGGTCGGCTGCCTTGCGCATCGCCAGGCCTGGCAGATAGGCGACACCGCACCCGGTGGCACGGGCCACGGCGACCGGGAGGGCGCCGATGGTGTTGGGCTGGTCGACGATCAGCAGCACACGGCCGTGCTCTTTGAGCTCGTTGAACAGGGCGGTGAGGTGGGCTTCGTCCTGCGGCAGGCCTTTGCCGTAGAGCCTGGTGCCGTCGGCGAGTAGGGCGCAGCCGTGGTGGGCGGTCTTGCCGACGTCGAGTCCGAGGTAGACGTCGTAGCCGGTGGTGTCTTCCATGGTGTTTTCCCTCCTTGATCCTGGGGAGGTCGGTGTGGTTGTGGTGGAAGATCACTGGTGGTCAGACACTCGTCGCGGGCACCCACGTTACGAAGAGACTTCACGGAACTGTGGCCGTGAGCCGCGTCCCTATTAGCCGTCGGCGTGCGTCCTGGTTCCCCGGTGGCAACACCCCCCGGATCATGTCGAACAACAGGGCGAGTAAGCCATACCGAGGCCAGTGACCTGTCCCCGAGGGTACGGGGACTGGATCAAGGTAACGGGCGCCGGAGTCAACGCCGGGTCAGCGCCGGGTCAGCGCCCGTGTCGGTTTTCCGAACCCAGGGGTCGGGCGACTCCTGCAGATGTCGGGTTCACGAGCCGAGGTGTCGCTTGAGAACAGGAAAAAAGACCTGTCGGTTCTTTCCGCGGACATCGGGGTCGGGCGCGTGTCCACAACCTCCCCTGGCGTACTGCCGGACCGCCCGTGCAGGTCAGTGCCGGTCAGTGCCGGTCAGTGCCGGTCAGTGCCGGTCATGCCGGTCAGTGGTCTCCGCCACCTCCGGCCAGCCCGCGGCGCTCCAGCAGCGGTTCCACACTGCGCTGCTGTCCGCGGAACATCCAGAAGGCATCGTCGTAGTCGATGGTGGCGCCCCGAGACAGGATCATCCGACGGAACCGGTCACCGGCGAACCCGACATCGTCCGGGTCCGGGGCAGCGGCACCGACAGCGTCACCACTGGCACCACTGTCACCGGTACCGCCGGTACCGCCGGTCGCCGCGCCGGTGTCGACAAAGGCCCGGAACCCGTCGGCGTCGAGCACCTCCGCCCACAGGTAGCTCCAGTAGTCGGCCGAGTACCCGCCGGCGAAGATGTGGTTGAAGTAGGTCGACCGGTACCGCGGGGCGATCGCCGGCACCGCGGCCGGCCCGACCCCCGCCGCCTCCAGCGCCTCCGTCTCGAAGGCCGCCACATCGGTGACCCGGTCCGCCTGGGCCGCCGACAACCGGTGCCACGCCAGGTCGAGCCAGCACGCCGCAAGATACTCGGTGGTACTGAACCCCTGTCCCCACTGCTGCTGCGCACGCACCGCGGTGACCAGCTCCGGAGGCAGCTGTTCACCGGTCTCCACATGGTGGGCGTAGTTGGCGAGCACGGCGGGCTCCAGCGCCCAGTTCTCGTTGATCTGGCTGGGGAACTCCACGAAGTCACGGGGCACGTTGGTGCCCGACAGGCTCGGGTAGCGCACATCGGACAGCAGCCCGTGGAGGGCGTGGCCGAACTCGTGGAACACCGTCGTCACCTCGTCGAGGCTGAGCAGCGCCTGCTCCCCCGCGGCCGGCCGGGCGATGTTCAGCACGTTGACGACCACCGGGGCCTGACCGATGAGGTTGTTCTGGTCGACGAAGCTGCTCATCCAGGCGCCACCACGCTTGGTCGGGCGGGCCCACGGATCGAACAGGAACAGGCCGACAGAACGCTCCCCGTCGCGGACCTCCCAGACCGAGACATCCGGGTGGTAGCCGACGAGATCCTCCCGCGGGACGACGTCGATGCCGTAGAGCCGGTGCGCGGCGAAGAAAGCGCCGTCACGCAGCACCCGGTCGAGCGGGAAGTACTTCATCAGCTCCGCCTCGTCGACGTCGAGCTCCTCGGCACGCAGCTGTGCATCCCAGTAGGGCAGGTCGGCCTCGGTCAGCCGCGGGTCCGCGCCGCTGACCGAGGCCTTGTCCGCCGCCCGCTTGTACTCGCCGAGCGCGTTGGCGACCGCCGGCGCCGTCACCCGGTCGAGCAGGTCGTCGACCGCGGCCACGGTGCCGGCGGTCTCCTCCTCGGCGACGAAGGCCGCGTGGTTGGGGTAGCCGAGCAGTTCGGCCCGCCGGGCGCGCAGCCGCACGGTCTCCAGCACGATGTCGTCGTTGCCGGTCTCCCCGGTTCCGCGGCCGCGGGCCGCCGAAGCCTCGGCGATGCGCCGTCGGGACGCCGCATCCGACAGCTCCTCGAGCACCGGCTGGACACTGGGCAGTCCGAGCCGGACGAGCCAACCGTCCTGCCCGGCCTCCTCGGCATCGGCACGCAGCTGGTCCTTCCGGGTGCGGCTCAGCCCCGCCAGCTCCTCCTCCGCGGTGAACAGCACCGCACCGGCGTCGGTGGCGGCGACGAGGCGGCGTCCGAACGCGGTGGAGAGCTCGGCGAGCCGGGCGTCGATACCGCCGAGTTCCTCCCGGCCCGCCTCGTCGAGGTCCGCGCCACCCCGCCGGAACTGCCGCAGCCAGTGTTTCAGCAGTGCCGCGTTCTCACTGTCCTCCGGCTGCGCCGGCATGGCTTTCACCCGCGCATACAGGCCCTGGTCGAGGTTGACGGCGGTGATGTGCCGGGACAGTTCGGGGGCGACGGTCTCCTCGGCGGCGATGACGTCGGCGGTGGCGTCCGTCCCCGCGTAGTTGAAGACGATGGCCAGCACCCGCTGGAGCAGCTGTCCGCTGGCCTCGAGGGCCTCCATCGTGTTCTCCCAGGTCGGCGGTTCCGGGTTCGCCACGATGGCGGCGATCTCCGCCTCGTGGTCGGTGACGGCGGTGCGGAAGGTGGGCACCAGGTCGGCGACGTCGATGTGGGCGAAGTCGGGCAGTTCGTGGTCGAGGACCGAAGGTTCGAGCAGCGGATTCATGGTCCCCACCCTAACGGCCGCGCAGGCTAGGGTGATCCCATGGTCTCTCCTGTCCTGGATACCCCGTCCGGTCGCGTCTCCGGTTCCCTCCGCGGTTCCGGGCCGGACGCCGTCGCGGTCTTCCGCGCCGTCCCGGTCACCACCTCCTCCCCGTTCGGTGACCCGGAGCCCGCCGCACCGTGGCCGGGGGTGCTCGACTGCACCGACAGCCGGGAACGGCGCGCGCTGCGCGGGGACGGCACCGTCACCGTCTTCGCCCCGGCCGACCGGGCAGACCTGGCCGGCGCGTCGCTGCCGGTCATCGCCTGGGTCCACGGCGGACGGTACGAGGAAGGGCACGGCGACGACGGCTGGTACGACGGCACCACCCTCGCCCGCTCCGGCTGCATCGTCGTCACCCTGAACTACCGGAAGCGCTTCGCCGGGTTCCTCCCGCTCGACACTGACGACACTGACGAGTCTGACGGGACCGACGGGACTGACGGGCCGGGTTCCCGCGGCGTCGCCGATCTCCGCCACGCCCTGCAGTGGGTGCAGGAGACCGTCGCCGGGCTCGGCGGTGACCCGGACAACGTCACCCTGGCCGGCCAGTCCGCCGGCGGCGGGCTGGTGACGGCCCTGCTCGCCGACCGTCGGGCCGACCTGCTGTTCCACCGGGCGCTGGTGCTCTCCCCCGGACTGCCCCGGATCAGTGCGCGCACCGGCTGGCGGGTCCGTCGGGCGCTCGCCCGGCTGTTCCTGCGCACACCGCTGACTCGCACCCGGCTCGAGGCACTGCCCGCCCGGCGCCGGGCGGCGGCCTACCGGTGGATGGCGCGGGCCTGTGCCACCGACTGCGCCGTGGGCCCCGGCCCGGTGGACTTCGACGCCCTGCGGGAGGTGCCGCTGCTGGTCTCCACGATGCAGGACGAGTTCGTCCGCTTCCCCGGCGTCCACCAGCTCGACCGGGTACTGCACCGGCTGCACCTGTCGCCGTGGTGGGTGGCCCCGGGCATGCTGGTGCTCGGTGTGCCGTGGCGGTCGCTGCGCCGGTGGGTACGGTCGGTCGACCGTGCCCGGCCGACGGGACAGACCGTGGGGGACACGATGATCCGCCGGTGGGCGGCGGGGCTGCTGGAACATGCCCGTGGGGCCGACGTGTGGGCGTGCGAGTTCCGGGGCGGGGACAGTCACGGCGGCCGGGTTGATGCCCTGCACTGCGGGGAACTCCCGCTGTTGTTCGACACCCTGCAGGTCGGGAAGAAACTGGTCCGCGCCTTCTGCGGCCCCGGTGCACAGGAGCGGCTCGGCGGGCCCGGTGGTGCCGGGGAGCGGTTCCGGGCCGCCGTCGTCGCGTTCGCCCACGGTGCGGGGCCGGGCTGGGAGCCCTACCGGGACGAGCGGACCACGCACGTCTTCGACCTGACCGGCGGAACGGACCGGGACGTCACCGATCCGTTGCGGGAGATCCGCACCCTGCTGCCGGTCGGCTGACACCGGCACCTGCGCCCGGCCACGGTCGGGGCGACGGCCCCCGGAGCGGCCCTTTAGACTGGTCGCCATGGCACTCACCTTCCCCGACATCGACACGCTCCGTGCCCGCGGCACGATGAAGTGGACGAAATACCCCGCCGACGTCCTGCCCCTGTGGGTCGCCGAGACCGACTTCGACACCTGCCCCGCCGTCGACGACGCCGTCCGACGGGCCGTCGACCGCCAGTACTTCGGCTACCCGGTCGCCGGTGCCCGTTCCCGGAACCTCGCCGACGCGCTCGCGGAGTTCACCGCGGCCCGCCACGGCTGGAACATCGACCCGGCGAAGGTCACCTACGTCCCCGACGTCGTCCAGGGCATCTGCGTCGCCGTCGACGCCCTCACCCCCGCCGGCTCGACCATCGTCGTGCCCATGCCCGCCTACCCGCCCTTCCAGAAGGTCCCCACCGCCACCCGCCGGCCGGCCGCCTATGTGCCGATGACCGACGAGTCCGGTTTCGACCTGGCGGCCCTGGAGCGCGCCTTCACCTCGACCGACAACCCGCACGGAGTCGGCAGTCTCATCCTGTGCAACCCCTTCAACCCGCTCGGCCGGGCGTTCTCCGCCGAGGAGCTCCGCGCCGTCACCGACCTGGCGGCCCGCCACGATGTCCGCGTCATCTCCGACGAGATCCACGCCCCGCTCGTGTACTCCGGCCACCACATCCCCACCGCGACGGTCTCCGACACCGCCTACGGCAACACCGTGACAGTCACCGCCACCTCCAAGGGTTGGAACACCGCGGGCCTGAAGTGCGCCCAGATCATCGCCACCGCCGACGAGGACGCCAAGCTCATCGGCCGGCTGTCCAACGTCGTCACCGGTGAGCCCTCCACCCTCGGCATCGAGGCCGCCACCGCCGCCTACCTCGACGGCGTCCCGTGGCTCGAGGAGGAGGTCAGCTACCTCGCCGCCAACTGGGAGCACCTGCGGACCCGGCTGCCCGAGGTCCTGCCCGGGGTCCGGCTGCCGCAGCAGCAGGCGACGTTCCTCGCCTGGCTCGACGTCTCGCAGGTCGACCGGCTGCGCGGCGCCGACGGCACCGTCGCCGACCCGGCGGAGCGGCTGCGCACCCACGCCCGGGTCGCCTTCAACGAGGGCACCGATTTCGGCCCCGTGGGCCGCGGCCACGTCCGGCTGAACTTCGGCACCTCCCGCGCGGTCCTCGACGAGGCGCTGGACCGGATCGCCGAGGCCGACCTGCACACCGGAGAGGCTCTGTGAGCAGCCTGACCCGGATCGTCCGCTCCATGCGGGAGCTGTGGCCGTACTACGTCATGGTCATCGTCGCCGCCACGGCGACCTCCCTGCTCGGCCTCGCGGCACCGTTCCTCATCAAGCACGTCACCGACACGATCGTGGACGCCGCCAACGGCAGCGTCTCCGTCGGCGACGCCACCCGCACCGCCGTGTGGATCGCCGTCGCCCTGTTGTTCGCGGAGCTCGCCAACACCGTCATCCACAACATCGGCGGCTGGTTCGGCGACGTCATGGGCATGCGGATGCGGCAGATCCTGTCGAACCGCTACTTCGCCAAACTCCTGGCACTGCCGCAGCGCTACTTCGACCACCAGATCACCGGCACGATCATCTCCCGGCTGGACCGGTCGATCCTCGGGCTCACCCAGTTCCTCCAGTCCTTCGCCAACAACTTCTTCTCGATGATCCTCACGGTCATCCTCGTGCTGGCGATCTCCGCCTGGTACTACTGGCCGCTCGCCCTGCTGCTCATCGTCATCTTCCCGCTCTACCTGTGGCTCACCGCCCTCACCAGCCGGAAGTGGATGCGCTGGGAGAAGACCAAGAACGAGCACATCGACACCGCCCAGGGCCGGTTCGCCGAGGTCATCGGCCAGGTGAAGGTCGTGAAGTCCTTCGTCTCGGAGCTCCGGGAGCTGCGGCTGTTCCAGGGGCACTTCGCCGAGACCGTCGCCGTGACGAAGAAGCAGTCCGGCTGGTGGCACATGATGGACATCTTCCGCATGGCGGGGATGAACATCATCTTCTTCGCCATCTACCTCGTCCTGTTCTGGCGCACCCTGCACGGCTACTTCACCCTCGGTGACATGGTGCTCCTCGTCCAGCTGGTGACGATGGCCCGCCAGCCGGCGACGATGATGAGCTGGATGGTCGATTCCGCCCAGCGCGCCGCCGCGGGCTCCCGCGAGTACTTCGAGGCGATGGACGAGCTGGAGGAGCCCACCACGGACCCCGACCTGCTCGCGGCGTCCCGCGAGTACGGCCCGGACCTCGTCCCCGAGCGGGCGCTGCGCAACGCCGTCCCGGCGCCGCCGGCTCGCACCGGCGACGGTCCGGTGTTCAGCTTCGAGCACGTCAGTTTCGGCTACGAGGCCGATGAGCAGGTCATCCACGATGTCACGTTCACCGCCGGCCGTGGCGAGCGGGTCGCGCTCGTCGGCGAATCCGGCGGCGGCAAGTCGACGCTGGTCAACCTGCTGCTGGGCCTGTACCGGCCGACCGGCGGCACGCTGCGGATCTGCGGGCACGACATCCGTGACCTCTCCGCGGCGCAGCTGCGCGGCATGGTCGGGGTCGTGTTCCAGGAGGCGGCGCTGTTCTCCGGCACCATCCGGGAGAACATTGCCTACGCCCGCCCGGACGCCACCGACGAGGAGGTCGCCGCCGTCGCCCGCCGGGCCAACGCGGACGCCTTCATCCGCGAATTCCCCGACGGCTACGACACGGTCATCGGCGAACGCGGGCTCCGGCTCTCGGGCGGCCAGAAGCAGCGCATCGCCGTGGCCCGCGCCATGCTGAAGGACGCCCCCATCCTCGTCCTCGACGAGGCGACCTCCGCCCTCGACACCCGCTCCGAGCAGGCCGTGCAGGCCGGTCTCGAGGAGCTGATGGTCGGCCGCACCACCCTGGTCATCGCCCACCGGCTGTCGACCATCGCGACCGTCGACACGATCGTCACGCTCGACCACGGTCACGTCGACGAGATCGGCTCCCCCGGTGACCTGGCGGTCTCCGGCGGCATCTACGCCGAACTGCTCCGGCTCACGGCCAGTTCCTCGGCCGCGGACCGGGAACGGTTGAAGAAGTTCGGCTTCCACACCGACGGGGAAACAGACAGTGCCGACGGGACCGACAGCGCCGAAGGTGCCGAGGGTGCCGAGGGTGCTGTCCCCGGCACCGACGGGACAGCAGAACCCCCGGTCCGCTGACGGCGGACCGGGGGTCGGGCCCCGCGGGGCGGGGACAGTGAACTGCAGGCGGGCTACTTGTCCTTGAACTTGCCGATGACCTCGTTGGCCTTGTCGGTCACCTGGTCCTTGGCGTCCTCGAACTTCTGCTTCGCGTCGGACTTGACCTGGTCGGCCTTGCCCTCGTTCTGCAGGTCATCGTTGCCGGATGCCTGGCCCGCGGCCTCCTTGGCCTGGCCGGCGAGTCCTTCCGCCTTGTTCTTGATGTCGTCGATACCGGACATGTCTTTCACAACCTCCTGTTGTCGAAGAAATGCGCCTCGGTCGGCGCCCTACCCGTTCCACGGTACGCGGAGAACGGGTCGGACGGCGGGCTTCCGCCCGGGGTGATCCGTACCGTCGACACCGTCGACACCGTCGACACCGTCGACTCTGTCCACTACTTCGAGTAGTCGTAGAAGCCCTGGCCGGACTTCCGGCCGAGCTGACCGGCCTGCACCATGCGGCGCAGCAGCGGCGGGCAGGCGTACGACGGATCGCCGTACTCCTCGTACATGACGTCGGCGATGGAGGCACAGGTGTCGAGTCCGACCATGTCGGCCAGGGTCAGCGGGCCCATCGGGTGGGAGGCGCCGAGCTGCATGCCGGTGTCGATGTCCTCCCGGGTGGCCACGCCCTGCTCCACCATGCGCACGGCGGAGAGCAGGTAGGGCACGAGGAGGAAGTTGACGATGAAGCCCGACCGGTCCTTCGCCTGGATCGCGGTCTTGCCGAGCACCTCGGTGGCGTAGCCGCGGACGGTCGCCACGGTGGCGTCGTCGGTGGTGAGGGCCGGGATGACCTCGACCAGCTTCAGCACGGGCACCGGGTTGAAGAAGTGCAGGCCGATCACCCGGCCCGGGTTCTCCGTCGCCGAGGCGATGGTCTGGATCGGCAGGGAAGAGGTGTTCGAGCACAGCGGCGCGGACTTGTCGGTGACGACGGCGTCCAGCTTCGCGAAGACGTCCTTCTTGATGTCCTCGTTCTCGACGATGGCCTCCATGACCATCTCACGGTCCGCGAAGTCCGCCAGGTCGGTGGTGTAGCTGATCCGCGCGACGGCGGCGTCGCGGTCCTCCTGGGAGAGCTTGCCGCGGCTGACGGCCTTGTCGAGGGACTTCTCGATCCGGGCCTTGCCGCCGTCGAGGAACTCCTGCTTGGCCTCCCAGACCAGGACGTCGCTCCCGGACTTCGCGGCGACCTCGATAATGCCGCTGCCCATCTGACCTGCGCCGACAACGCCTACACGCTGAACCATGTGATGCTCCTTCTTCACGGGATGAATAAACGCAATAGTTATACTGACATAGTGTAACGCCAGTCACTGCTCCCGGTCGACGATACCGGGTCAGAGCACCGCACGGGGGCACGGGCGAGGGGGACTGTCCGGCAGACCACCCGTCAGCCCGGCAGGCCAAAAGTCCCTCAGAAGGCGTCCCGGACCCCATTGTGGCCTGCCACCTGAACCGATGGCCTGCCGGACCGGACGCAGCACCCCGTGCCGGGCGGTCGGGAGCCCCCACCCGACGCCGGACACAGATCACCCCCGGCACCTGACAGGACCGGGGGTTCACTGCTGACGTTTCAAGAGGAGAATGCTCAACTACCGTATAGCGGGGTTCCTTTCCTTCGATCGCTCCGACACCATTGACGGTACGGTCCGATCATTGGAGGAGCCTGCCAGCCGGCTTCCGGTTCGGTCCGGATCAGATCCAGACAGAATCCGGGCCAGATCCGGGTTCCGGAGGCGTCCCCTAGGCGCCGATCTGCCCCTGGTGCGACCAGGTGCCGTCGAAGACGTTGAACAGCACCGGGCTGCCGTTCGACAGGGCACCCAGGATGTGGGCCTTCCCGTCGGCGCCGAAGACGTAGAGCGGGCTGCCCGAGTCCCCGGAGACGGCCGGAATGAGGGCGAAGATCTCCTGGCTCTGCGAGTTGACCGACAGCACCGGACCACAGGTGCGTCCGGACAGTGCCCCGTCCTTGCAGACCAGACCGCCGACGAGCTCGTGCCCGACCGGGTACTGGTCACCGAGTTCGAGGCGCGGCCCGTTGAGCAGTGCATCGATCGGCATCCCGGTCGTGGCGACGCTGGCGATCCCCGTGGCGTCCGCGTCGACGGAGCCGTCCAGCCGGAACCAGCCGAGATCGTCGAGTCCGGCCTGCGGATCGGCCGGGTTGGCGCCGCCCTCGTCCACGAAACCGCCGGCGGCGAGGCCCGCAGCGTCCGCCAGCAGCTCCCCGTCCAGCGTCGTGATCCGGGTCGGCTGCTCACCGTGGAAGGACTCCGGGTCCAGGCAGTGGCCGGCGGTCACCCCGTAGGTGTCGTCGCCGCGGACCGCGACGGAGTTCAGCGTGCACTCGCCCACCGAGCCTTCGTCGGTGTGGATGAGGATGGAGGCACCGGCATGGGTCGTCGCCGCGGCGGCCACGGCGGGAGCCCCGGCTGCCACAGCGGCGGTCACGGCACAGGCGGTCAGGATTTTGCGGGACGAAAGTGTCATGGCCGCAGTCTAGACTGCCGGACATGCCCCTGTCCCCCAGCTACCCCGTCCGTTTCACCGGGGCCTCGGCCGACCCCGCCGCCCGCACCATCCGTGCGCTGCGTGCGGCGGGATTCCACACCTTCTCCCACACCACCCCCGTCACGCCCGGCGTGTCGCTGTCCGCCCCCGTGATCGACCGGTGCATCGACGAACTGTTCAGCGGCCGGGCCCACCGCCGCGCCGGCGCGCCGTTCACCGGCAGTCTCACCGCCGGGTCCGTGGTCGTCATCCGGCCGCTGGGCATCGGCGCCCTGGCGTCCCCCTGCCTGGTGCTGCGCGCCGACGTGGAGCGGACGGCCGCCGCCGTGACCGCCGAGGTCATCTACGCGACCCTGCCGGGGCACCTCGAATGCGGGGAGGAACGCTTCCACCTCCGCTGGGACCGGGACGCCGGTACCGCAGCCGTCACCGTCGGCGCCTTCTCCCGCGCCGCGCGGCCGCTGACCCGGCTGGGCGGCCCGGTCGCCCGCGGGGTGCAGCGGCTCATGGCCCGGCGCTACGCCGCGGCAGTCGCCGACCCCGGTTTCCGGAACTGAGGGGGTACCGCTAGTACGCCTCGCCGGGAATGAGCTCGGTGAGCATCCGCTCGCCACGGACGAACCGCCGGTAGTTCTCCGCCGTCGAAGCAGCGAGCTGCCGGTCCATCGACGAGACGGTGTTCGCCGAGTGGGTGGTGATGGTGACGTTGTCCATCTGCCACAGGTCGCTGCTGTCCGGCAGCGGCTCCGGATCGGTGACATCCAGACCGGCACCGGACAGGCGTCCCGACCGCAGGGCGTCCTCGAGGTCCGCGGTCACCACGACCGGACCCCGGGCGACGTTGACGAGCGTGGCCCCCTCGCGGAACAGGTCGAGCGTCTCCGCATTGATCATGCCCCGGGTCTCATCGGTGAGCGGGGCCGACAGGATCACATGGTCGCCCTGCGGGAGGACCTCCGCCAGCCGGTCGAACGGGACCGTCTCGCGTGCCCCCTCGACCGGACGCCCCGAGTGGTTCACGGCGACGACGTCCACACCGAACGGGGTGAGCATCTCGATGAGGTGCCGGCCGATTCCACCGGCTCCGACGATGGCGACGGTGGACCCGGCGAGCCAGCGGGTGCCGGCGTCCACTTCACGGGACACCGACCAGCTGCGCGCCCGGGCGATACGCACGTGCAGGTGGAGCACCGACAGCAGCAGCCCGACCGCCGCCTCGGCGACCTGGCGGCCGTAGATGCCGGAGGCGTTCGACCACCGGCGGTCACCGTCGGGTCCGGTGGTGACCAGACCGGCGTCCAGGTACTGCTCGATGCCGGCCTGGCACAGCTGCACCCACTTCACGGAGTCCGGTAACTCGGGGAACGCCGAGGGTCGCACGTTGATACTGATGAAGGCGTCCGCGTCGGCGATATCGTCGACGAT
This is a stretch of genomic DNA from Corynebacterium nuruki S6-4. It encodes these proteins:
- a CDS encoding 3-hydroxybutyryl-CoA dehydrogenase, with protein sequence MVQRVGVVGAGQMGSGIIEVAAKSGSDVLVWEAKQEFLDGGKARIEKSLDKAVSRGKLSQEDRDAAVARISYTTDLADFADREMVMEAIVENEDIKKDVFAKLDAVVTDKSAPLCSNTSSLPIQTIASATENPGRVIGLHFFNPVPVLKLVEVIPALTTDDATVATVRGYATEVLGKTAIQAKDRSGFIVNFLLVPYLLSAVRMVEQGVATREDIDTGMQLGASHPMGPLTLADMVGLDTCASIADVMYEEYGDPSYACPPLLRRMVQAGQLGRKSGQGFYDYSK
- a CDS encoding IS110 family transposase, giving the protein MEDTTGYDVYLGLDVGKTAHHGCALLADGTRLYGKGLPQDEAHLTALFNELKEHGRVLLIVDQPNTIGALPVAVARATGCGVAYLPGLAMRKAADLYPGQAKTDPRDAFIIADTARTMPHTLRVVDRNDEVLSALKMLSGLDDDIARDCTRTINRLRSILVQIYPSLERVFAGEVLQRAFVLDLLIHYGGPTKLKKSGKARVLAWARNHAKKDPEALVDDIFQALGAQTVTVPGTGAAEIAIPMLATNIKSLKAQRESIAGQVEEMLDDFPLAEVLMSMPGVGIKTAANILLAVGDCSDFPDAAHLAAYAGIAPVTRRSGTSIRGEFPARSGNKRLKNALFRSAWVASNCHEASRAYYAKKRAEGKRHNAAVMCLARRRCNVIFAMLTRGEFFRELPARTPQEVPAA
- a CDS encoding CsbD family protein, translated to MSGIDDIKNKAEGLAGQAKEAAGQASGNDDLQNEGKADQVKSDAKQKFEDAKDQVTDKANEVIGKFKDK
- a CDS encoding M3 family metallopeptidase — encoded protein: MNPLLEPSVLDHELPDFAHIDVADLVPTFRTAVTDHEAEIAAIVANPEPPTWENTMEALEASGQLLQRVLAIVFNYAGTDATADVIAAEETVAPELSRHITAVNLDQGLYARVKAMPAQPEDSENAALLKHWLRQFRRGGADLDEAGREELGGIDARLAELSTAFGRRLVAATDAGAVLFTAEEELAGLSRTRKDQLRADAEEAGQDGWLVRLGLPSVQPVLEELSDAASRRRIAEASAARGRGTGETGNDDIVLETVRLRARRAELLGYPNHAAFVAEEETAGTVAAVDDLLDRVTAPAVANALGEYKRAADKASVSGADPRLTEADLPYWDAQLRAEELDVDEAELMKYFPLDRVLRDGAFFAAHRLYGIDVVPREDLVGYHPDVSVWEVRDGERSVGLFLFDPWARPTKRGGAWMSSFVDQNNLIGQAPVVVNVLNIARPAAGEQALLSLDEVTTVFHEFGHALHGLLSDVRYPSLSGTNVPRDFVEFPSQINENWALEPAVLANYAHHVETGEQLPPELVTAVRAQQQWGQGFSTTEYLAACWLDLAWHRLSAAQADRVTDVAAFETEALEAAGVGPAAVPAIAPRYRSTYFNHIFAGGYSADYWSYLWAEVLDADGFRAFVDTGAATGGTGGTGDSGASGDAVGAAAPDPDDVGFAGDRFRRMILSRGATIDYDDAFWMFRGQQRSVEPLLERRGLAGGGGDH
- a CDS encoding carboxylesterase family protein codes for the protein MVSPVLDTPSGRVSGSLRGSGPDAVAVFRAVPVTTSSPFGDPEPAAPWPGVLDCTDSRERRALRGDGTVTVFAPADRADLAGASLPVIAWVHGGRYEEGHGDDGWYDGTTLARSGCIVVTLNYRKRFAGFLPLDTDDTDESDGTDGTDGPGSRGVADLRHALQWVQETVAGLGGDPDNVTLAGQSAGGGLVTALLADRRADLLFHRALVLSPGLPRISARTGWRVRRALARLFLRTPLTRTRLEALPARRRAAAYRWMARACATDCAVGPGPVDFDALREVPLLVSTMQDEFVRFPGVHQLDRVLHRLHLSPWWVAPGMLVLGVPWRSLRRWVRSVDRARPTGQTVGDTMIRRWAAGLLEHARGADVWACEFRGGDSHGGRVDALHCGELPLLFDTLQVGKKLVRAFCGPGAQERLGGPGGAGERFRAAVVAFAHGAGPGWEPYRDERTTHVFDLTGGTDRDVTDPLREIRTLLPVG
- a CDS encoding ABC transporter ATP-binding protein, with amino-acid sequence MRELWPYYVMVIVAATATSLLGLAAPFLIKHVTDTIVDAANGSVSVGDATRTAVWIAVALLFAELANTVIHNIGGWFGDVMGMRMRQILSNRYFAKLLALPQRYFDHQITGTIISRLDRSILGLTQFLQSFANNFFSMILTVILVLAISAWYYWPLALLLIVIFPLYLWLTALTSRKWMRWEKTKNEHIDTAQGRFAEVIGQVKVVKSFVSELRELRLFQGHFAETVAVTKKQSGWWHMMDIFRMAGMNIIFFAIYLVLFWRTLHGYFTLGDMVLLVQLVTMARQPATMMSWMVDSAQRAAAGSREYFEAMDELEEPTTDPDLLAASREYGPDLVPERALRNAVPAPPARTGDGPVFSFEHVSFGYEADEQVIHDVTFTAGRGERVALVGESGGGKSTLVNLLLGLYRPTGGTLRICGHDIRDLSAAQLRGMVGVVFQEAALFSGTIRENIAYARPDATDEEVAAVARRANADAFIREFPDGYDTVIGERGLRLSGGQKQRIAVARAMLKDAPILVLDEATSALDTRSEQAVQAGLEELMVGRTTLVIAHRLSTIATVDTIVTLDHGHVDEIGSPGDLAVSGGIYAELLRLTASSSAADRERLKKFGFHTDGETDSADGTDSAEGAEGAEGAVPGTDGTAEPPVR
- a CDS encoding MalY/PatB family protein — translated: MALTFPDIDTLRARGTMKWTKYPADVLPLWVAETDFDTCPAVDDAVRRAVDRQYFGYPVAGARSRNLADALAEFTAARHGWNIDPAKVTYVPDVVQGICVAVDALTPAGSTIVVPMPAYPPFQKVPTATRRPAAYVPMTDESGFDLAALERAFTSTDNPHGVGSLILCNPFNPLGRAFSAEELRAVTDLAARHDVRVISDEIHAPLVYSGHHIPTATVSDTAYGNTVTVTATSKGWNTAGLKCAQIIATADEDAKLIGRLSNVVTGEPSTLGIEAATAAYLDGVPWLEEEVSYLAANWEHLRTRLPEVLPGVRLPQQQATFLAWLDVSQVDRLRGADGTVADPAERLRTHARVAFNEGTDFGPVGRGHVRLNFGTSRAVLDEALDRIAEADLHTGEAL